Proteins from a genomic interval of Flavobacteriales bacterium:
- a CDS encoding restriction endonuclease, producing the protein MENTLITKASGERVPFDVARLRRSLERSKAERKAIDEVVDAISASLHEGMTTKEIYRKAFTLLRKGSSSTAARYKLKNAIMELGPAGFAFEKFVAALLRAEGFHTHTGEIVQGECVKHEVDVIAERGNVRCMIECKFHSDKGKYSDVKIPLYIRSRFVDVAQAWGKMPEHEGKSFEGWVVTNTRFTTDAVQYGSCIGLTLIGWDSPKDGSLNQRIDRAGLHPVTSLTTISTAEKKALLKEEVVLCTELCKSPQLLDIEGISKSRKKRILKEAHELCSL; encoded by the coding sequence TTGGAAAACACACTGATCACAAAAGCTTCGGGAGAACGTGTACCTTTTGACGTGGCTAGATTGAGAAGATCTCTCGAACGTTCAAAGGCTGAGCGAAAGGCCATTGACGAAGTTGTGGATGCAATTTCTGCATCATTGCATGAAGGAATGACCACCAAAGAAATCTATCGCAAAGCATTTACGTTGCTTAGGAAAGGTTCGAGCTCTACTGCTGCCAGATACAAACTCAAGAACGCCATTATGGAATTGGGTCCTGCAGGATTCGCCTTCGAAAAATTTGTCGCAGCGCTGCTTCGTGCCGAAGGATTTCACACCCACACTGGAGAAATTGTGCAAGGAGAATGCGTAAAACATGAAGTGGACGTGATTGCTGAACGAGGAAACGTACGATGTATGATTGAGTGCAAGTTCCACAGCGACAAGGGAAAATATTCTGATGTGAAGATTCCATTATACATACGGTCTCGTTTTGTGGATGTGGCCCAAGCTTGGGGCAAGATGCCAGAGCATGAAGGAAAAAGCTTTGAAGGATGGGTGGTGACAAATACTCGATTTACAACTGATGCTGTTCAGTATGGTAGTTGTATTGGCCTCACACTCATTGGATGGGATTCGCCCAAGGATGGAAGTCTCAATCAGCGTATTGATCGGGCTGGATTACATCCCGTAACCAGCCTTACAACGATAAGTACGGCTGAGAAGAAAGCTTTACTTAAGGAAGAAGTTGTCTTATGTACTGAATTATGTAAATCACCACAACTACTTGATATTGAAGGAATAAGTAAATCAAGAAAGAAAAGGATTTTAAAAGAGGCACACGAACTGTGCAGTCTCTAA
- a CDS encoding DUF2461 domain-containing protein translates to MAYFTQDFIDFFKDLAANNNKDWFNANKKRYEISAKDAFNSFVQDTIDRTAKVDERFAGLAKNAVFRIHKDVRFSKDKTPYKMHMGAVIAPGGKKEGMAIPGMYLELGAEHFRFYSGLYQLEKDDLQSVREYIMAHSSEFNKLITDKEFVAKFGEVRGEKNKLLPKEFKEAAENQPYLFNKQFYFFGELPPETILREDFASVIADYFKASEPMRQFLTDARGK, encoded by the coding sequence ATGGCCTATTTTACTCAAGATTTCATCGATTTCTTCAAAGACCTTGCGGCCAACAACAATAAAGATTGGTTCAATGCAAACAAGAAGCGCTACGAAATTTCAGCAAAAGACGCATTCAACTCCTTTGTTCAAGACACCATAGACCGTACGGCCAAGGTAGATGAACGCTTTGCAGGCTTAGCCAAGAATGCAGTCTTCCGTATTCATAAAGATGTACGTTTCAGTAAGGACAAGACGCCTTATAAGATGCACATGGGCGCTGTAATAGCTCCAGGAGGTAAAAAGGAAGGAATGGCTATTCCTGGTATGTATTTGGAGTTGGGCGCAGAGCATTTCCGTTTCTACAGTGGCTTGTATCAACTGGAAAAAGATGACCTGCAGTCTGTGCGCGAATACATCATGGCCCATTCTTCCGAATTCAACAAATTGATAACCGATAAGGAGTTCGTGGCCAAATTCGGAGAAGTGCGTGGTGAGAAGAATAAGCTCCTGCCGAAGGAGTTCAAAGAAGCTGCCGAAAATCAGCCTTACTTGTTCAATAAACAATTCTATTTCTTTGGTGAGTTGCCACCAGAAACCATTCTTAGAGAAGACTTTGCCTCTGTGATTGCTGACTATTTCAAAGCCAGCGAGCCCATGCGCCAGTTCCTGACAGATGCGCGAGGTAAATAA
- a CDS encoding T9SS type A sorting domain-containing protein, protein MKKIYLIALMGITTMFVQAQPIVNLSSDNICAGETISATVSGPLLELPSPASGVNNNSGVMFDVLGEEGAIIKGFVANVLSANSSFEVYYRPGSYVGFENSSTGWTLLGTSSGIVMGDGVNIGVDISQIVLPGQTVAFYITSTGSGQYIEYADGVSEGAVLTGNTYLTIHTGIGKGYPFGTTNTPRDFIGTVMFEPILTNISWLGNTSTLETVEFTPDESMGIVVSVDYGSTTHVGTALVTVNDYEVTASASPSVLAWNQSSTLSTDVIVATGLSTTYRGGNSNYGVMFDVSAANALTISGFTMSLRTNVPTADLEVYYKTGTHVGFEATAGSWTLLNTLTGIEAGYNSSIPLTAPLNMAPGQTFAFYITRTDGLLLNYSNGIGVGTVVATDGNLSVKEGVGVQYPFGTMSSGRIANVIVNYEMENPAGLNYTWTPGGETTSSISVAPNADVTYTVSVDNGFCTATTDVSVTMAVGIEEDIMASVNVYPNPATDILTIEMDSPVDLTSVRLIDMSGKLVYSIAPNSAVSRMNIPVNELTAGMYLLQLNVENGFVNYRVAVQ, encoded by the coding sequence ATGAAAAAAATCTACCTAATTGCGCTAATGGGAATTACAACCATGTTCGTGCAAGCGCAACCTATTGTAAACCTAAGCTCAGATAATATTTGTGCAGGAGAAACAATATCAGCTACAGTATCAGGCCCATTGCTGGAACTACCGAGCCCAGCCTCAGGTGTAAATAACAATTCGGGCGTCATGTTCGATGTGCTTGGCGAGGAAGGAGCCATCATCAAGGGATTTGTTGCGAATGTGCTTTCTGCCAACTCATCATTTGAAGTTTATTACCGACCAGGCTCTTACGTTGGGTTCGAAAATAGTAGCACAGGATGGACGCTTTTAGGAACATCTTCTGGCATAGTGATGGGCGATGGCGTCAACATCGGAGTTGACATTTCTCAGATAGTACTTCCCGGACAGACCGTGGCCTTTTACATAACATCAACGGGTTCTGGGCAATACATTGAATATGCAGATGGAGTGTCTGAGGGCGCGGTGCTTACTGGAAACACTTATCTGACCATACACACTGGAATTGGAAAAGGGTATCCGTTCGGCACTACAAATACTCCAAGGGATTTTATCGGAACGGTCATGTTCGAACCCATTTTGACAAACATCAGTTGGTTGGGAAATACAAGCACGCTCGAAACGGTCGAATTCACACCAGATGAATCAATGGGTATTGTGGTTTCTGTGGATTATGGTAGTACAACGCATGTCGGTACAGCTTTGGTCACAGTTAATGATTATGAGGTTACCGCAAGCGCCAGCCCTTCAGTTCTCGCATGGAATCAGTCCAGCACACTTAGTACGGACGTCATTGTTGCAACAGGATTATCAACAACTTACAGAGGAGGAAATAGCAATTATGGGGTAATGTTTGATGTATCTGCTGCAAATGCCTTGACCATCAGTGGATTTACAATGTCACTTCGCACAAATGTTCCTACTGCTGATCTTGAGGTATATTACAAGACAGGCACACACGTTGGTTTTGAAGCGACCGCTGGAAGCTGGACCTTGCTGAACACATTAACGGGCATCGAGGCTGGGTATAACTCTTCCATTCCTCTTACAGCACCTTTGAATATGGCTCCCGGGCAAACTTTTGCGTTCTACATTACAAGAACCGATGGATTGTTATTGAATTACAGCAACGGCATTGGAGTTGGAACAGTGGTTGCCACGGACGGTAATTTAAGCGTCAAAGAAGGGGTTGGGGTTCAATATCCATTTGGAACCATGTCGAGTGGTCGAATTGCCAACGTTATCGTGAATTACGAAATGGAAAATCCTGCTGGGCTCAATTATACTTGGACCCCTGGAGGGGAAACAACATCATCCATTTCAGTAGCTCCTAATGCTGATGTCACTTATACTGTTTCTGTAGATAACGGATTTTGCACAGCAACTACAGATGTTTCTGTTACCATGGCGGTTGGAATTGAAGAAGATATCATGGCAAGCGTGAATGTATATCCTAACCCAGCCACCGATATCCTTACAATTGAAATGGATAGTCCCGTTGATCTTACTTCAGTGAGATTGATAGATATGAGTGGAAAATTGGTGTACAGCATTGCTCCAAACAGTGCTGTCAGCAGAATGAACATTCCCGTGAATGAGCTAACTGCAGGCATGTACCTACTTCAATTGAACGTTGAAAACGGATTTGTGAATTACAGAGTAGCTGTGCAATAA